AGAAGATGTCCATCAATCCGTGGATGACACGGCGGCCCAGGGTCTCCAGGCGGAGCGTCTCCGGGGCGTTGTAGACGTGTTCGCGCCCGAACTTCTTGCACACCTCGATGAGGCGGGCCGCCCCACTGGCATTGATGAGGTCGCCCTGTGTCAGCGCCTCTCCCTGCATGAGCCGGGCGTAGTGCCGCCGGAAGGCCGCGAGGACCTCCTTCTTGGCCTCGCCGATGACCAGGGTCCGGAAGTGCTGCGCGAGGGCTTCGTCCTGAGCCCGCCCTGCCAGCGGCGTGTCCGCTTTCTCGATGTACTCATGGACACTCTTGAGGATGCGCTGCGCCATGCCCGAATCGTCGTTCCCCTCCAGGAAGGCTTCGACCTCGTGCCAGCTCACGATGCCCTTCTTCACTCCATCCTCGAGGTCCACGGTCGCGTAGACCATGTCGTCACAGGCCTCGACGAGGTACGCGATGGGGTTGCGCGCAGCGCCCGTTCCGGTGAGCGACCGAACCCTGTCCACGAGGGGCTGCTCCGAGGCGAAATAACCGGGCTTCTTCCTGTCGGCGGGCCCCGTGTCGGACGTCTCATCCGAAGCGGCCGTGTATTTCATCGCGGCCGACAGCGTGCCCACCGTCAGGTTCAGCCCGTAGGAGTCCGCGAGCAGTTGAAGGCGCGACACGATGCGCAGCGTCTGGGCGTTTCCTTCGAACCGCAAGAAATCACTCCGGAGCTGGCCGTCACGTCCAGGAGCCGTCTTCGTCCCAGGGTAGAGCCCCTGGCCCGTCTCGCCGAAGCGCTTCTTGAACCAGCTGCTGATGGCCTCCTCGCCCGCATGACCGAATGGAGGGTTTCCCAGGTCGTGAATGAGGCCGCACGTCGCCGCGATGGCTTCAATGTCGAGGACCCGTTGGCTGGAATCGATGTGGCCCTCGCGCCACATCCAACGGGCCGCGCCACGCGCGAGCCCCCGGGCCAATGTCGACACCTCCAGCGAATGCGTCAGGCGCGTCCGGACCGCGTCGTTCGGATCCAGCGGAAACACCTGGGTCTTGTCCTTCAGGCGCCGGACCGGTGTGGAGAAGACCGTCCGGTCATAATCCCTATCGAACTCGGTCCGGCCATCGTCCTCCAGCGGCGCGGAGGCCCGTCCACCCATGGCCTCGCGGATCCGCGTGTCACACAGCAAGGTCTTCCAATCCAGCCCCATGATGTCCCCCCTGCTTCGACGATGTCGCCGAACCTAGCGGGGAGGTCTGACATGGGATGACCCGGCGCGCCCCTTCAGCCGCTCCGCGCCACGCGGAGCGGCTCGTCGCCGACATCTTCCATCGGCGGCACGTACGGCCAGCCCTTCAGCGGACCCTTGCCGGCTTCACGCGTGAGGTAGTCCGCCGCGATGTTCGCGCTCTCCATGATGGTCAACAGCCCGCTTCCCGGGTGCGTCCCGCCGCCCACGAAGTACAGCCCCTCCACCTGCGCGTTCTTCACGCGGGGCCGCAGCGGGCCCAGTTGCATCCAGGTGTGCGACAGGTTGAACACCGCGCCCCGGAACACATTGAAGTCGTCCCTCCACGTCTCCGCCGTGAAGTAGCGCTCCGCCTTCACGTGCTCGCGCAGGTTCTTGATGCCCACCTTCTCCAGCATCTTCGGGATGCGCTCGCGCAGCGCCGCCTCCGTCTTCGCCCAGTCCACCGGGCGCGCCGTGTTGGGCGTGGGCACCAGCACGTACAGCGTGGAGTGCCCCTTCGGTGCTCCCGTGCCGTCCGTCACCCCCGGGTTGCACACGTAGAAGGGCGGGTCGTCCACGTCCACCGTGCGGTCCTCCAGCGCGTCCTTGTCCGTGCGCCTCGCGCTCTCCGACAGGTAGATGAGGTGGTGCGGCAGGTCCGCGTACGTCGTGTCCACCCCGTAGTACGCCATGAACGTGCTGCACGAATACTTCGCCCGCTCCAGCGCCCCGTCCGACAGCCGCGTGCCCTCGCGCAGCTCCGGCGCCAAGAGCTTCTGCGCCGCGTACGCCAGGTCCGCGTTCACCACCACCGCGTCCGCGTCCAGTGCCTCGCCATTCGCGAGCTTCACGCCCACCGCGCGCCCGGCCTCCGTGCGCACCTGCTCCACCGCCGTGCCCATCCGGAACGTCACGCCCAGGTCCTGGGCGCACTTCATCATGCCTCGCGCCAGCTCCCGGAACCCGCCCTGCACGTGCCACACGCCGAAGCACAGCTCGATGAACGGAATCACGCTGAACACCGAGGAGCACGTCGTCGGGTGCAGCCCCAGGTACTTGGACGGATACGCCAGCGCGTACGTCATCCGGTCGTCGTGGAAGAACGAGTCCAGCTGCCGGTAGAGCGTCTGCCACGGCTTGAAGCGCAGCGTGGGCGCGAGCCGCCAGGGCGCGTAGTAGTCCAGGCTGCCCGCGTTCGTGCAGATGAACTTCTCGTACGCGAGCGCGTACTTGCGCCGCCCGTCCTCCATCCACTCCTGGAGCGCGCGCCCCTTCCCCGCGCCGAACTTCTCCAGGTCCTGGCCCATCCGCTCCAGGTCCTTGCGCGTGTCCAGGTGCGTGCCGTCCCAGAAGTGCACGCGAGTGTTCGGGTCCACCGGCACCAGCGTGACGTAGTCCTCCAGCCGCTTCCCCGAGCGCCAGAAGATCTGCTTCAGGATGCCCGGCAGTTGGAGGATGGACGGGCCGGTGTCCACCGCGTACTCGCCGCCCTCCCCCAGCGTGAGCCCCTTCATCCGGCCGCCGGGCACCGGGTCCTTCTCCACCACGGTGACCCGGAAGCCCTGCCCCGCGAGGTTGATGGCGGCCGTCAGGCCCCCCGGGCCCGCGCCCACGACGATGACGTGCTGAACCATGTGCCTCACGATGCCCGGCCCCATGCCGCCTGGCGACTGTCCCTTGAGGACGGCCCGCACGAAAAAGCGTTTCCTTCCGGGACTCCGGGCGGCCCGCCGGGCGTTGGCTCCAGGCCGACCCGCTCCTTCTCCTTCGGAGCGTTCTCTGGAAGACGGGCCAACATCCTGAATCCCCAGGGTGCCCGGCCTCCTGTAGCCTGCGACGCGCATCCATGAATCCCCCCTCGGAGGCCCGCCCACAGGAAGTCCTGCTGTTCACCCTGGAGCGGCAGCGCTACGGCCTGCCCGTGGAGGACGTGCGCGAGCTGGTGCGCGCCGCGCGCCTCACGCCCCTGCCCCGGGCCCCAGACGTGGTGGAGGGCCTGCTCAACCTGCGCGGGGAGCTCTTGCCCGTGCTGGACCTGCGCCGCCGCTTCCGCCACCCCGCTCGCGCCCTGTCCCCCATGGACCACTTCATCGTCGCCTCCGCCGGTGGCCGGGTGGTGGCGATGCGCGTGGACCGGGCGGAAGGACTCCACGCCGTCACCCCCGGGGAGTGGGACCCGTCCCCCCGGGAGCTGCCGGGCGTGGGGTTCGTGGCCGGGGCCGCGAAGCTCACGGACGGACTGGTGCTCGTGCACGACCTGCGCTCCTTCCTCTCCGAGGCGGAGGCCCTGCAACTCGACAGCGCGCTCGGAGCCCGTCCGGAGCCTGCTTGATTGGCGGCGTCCTCCCCCCGGGCTTCAAGGAGGTGCTCGCCCTGGTGGAGGAGCGCGCGGGGCTCGCCGCGCCCAGCTGCCTGGCCGCCGCGCTGGAAGGGATCCAGCGCGCCATGGCCCGCGCCAACCAGGAGGACGTGGAGGCCTACCTGCGCGAGCTGTCGTTCAACAGCGCGCTCATGGACGACCTGCTCACCGAGCTCACCATCGGGGAGACGTACTTCTTCCGCACCCACGAGCACTTCGACCACCTGCGCCGCGAGGTGCTGCCGGAGCTGCGCGAGCGCCAGGGGCCGGACCACCTGCTGCGCGCGTGGAGCGCGGCGTGCTCCTCCGGGGAAGAGCCCTACTCCATCGCCGCGCTGCTGATGACCGAGGGGTGGGAAGAGCGCATGACGGTGCGCGCGACGGACGTGTCGCGCACGGCGCTCCAGCGCGCCCAGCAGGCCCGCTACACGGACTGGTCCCTGCGCGGCCCCTCCGCGGACCGCATGCGCCCCCACCTCAAGCAGGAGGGCCGCTTCTACCTGCTGTCGCAGGAGGTGAAGCGCCACGTGCAGCTGGGCTACCTCAACCTGGCGCTGGAGACGTGGCCCTCCGCGGAGAGCGGCCTCTGGCAGATGGACGTCATCTTCTGCCGCAACGTCCTCATCTACTTCAACCGCGCCACCATCGAGGGCG
The sequence above is drawn from the Corallococcus sp. NCRR genome and encodes:
- the dgt gene encoding dGTP triphosphohydrolase; its protein translation is MGLDWKTLLCDTRIREAMGGRASAPLEDDGRTEFDRDYDRTVFSTPVRRLKDKTQVFPLDPNDAVRTRLTHSLEVSTLARGLARGAARWMWREGHIDSSQRVLDIEAIAATCGLIHDLGNPPFGHAGEEAISSWFKKRFGETGQGLYPGTKTAPGRDGQLRSDFLRFEGNAQTLRIVSRLQLLADSYGLNLTVGTLSAAMKYTAASDETSDTGPADRKKPGYFASEQPLVDRVRSLTGTGAARNPIAYLVEACDDMVYATVDLEDGVKKGIVSWHEVEAFLEGNDDSGMAQRILKSVHEYIEKADTPLAGRAQDEALAQHFRTLVIGEAKKEVLAAFRRHYARLMQGEALTQGDLINASGAARLIEVCKKFGREHVYNAPETLRLETLGRRVIHGLMDIFWEGAQGCPDPVDTTSKAWKKFNKSPEGKVYNLLSRNYRTAFESACKNPSLPPLYHRYQLVTDYVCGMTDTFACDLHARLTHG
- a CDS encoding phytoene desaturase family protein, with protein sequence MVQHVIVVGAGPGGLTAAINLAGQGFRVTVVEKDPVPGGRMKGLTLGEGGEYAVDTGPSILQLPGILKQIFWRSGKRLEDYVTLVPVDPNTRVHFWDGTHLDTRKDLERMGQDLEKFGAGKGRALQEWMEDGRRKYALAYEKFICTNAGSLDYYAPWRLAPTLRFKPWQTLYRQLDSFFHDDRMTYALAYPSKYLGLHPTTCSSVFSVIPFIELCFGVWHVQGGFRELARGMMKCAQDLGVTFRMGTAVEQVRTEAGRAVGVKLANGEALDADAVVVNADLAYAAQKLLAPELREGTRLSDGALERAKYSCSTFMAYYGVDTTYADLPHHLIYLSESARRTDKDALEDRTVDVDDPPFYVCNPGVTDGTGAPKGHSTLYVLVPTPNTARPVDWAKTEAALRERIPKMLEKVGIKNLREHVKAERYFTAETWRDDFNVFRGAVFNLSHTWMQLGPLRPRVKNAQVEGLYFVGGGTHPGSGLLTIMESANIAADYLTREAGKGPLKGWPYVPPMEDVGDEPLRVARSG
- a CDS encoding chemotaxis protein CheW, with product MNPPSEARPQEVLLFTLERQRYGLPVEDVRELVRAARLTPLPRAPDVVEGLLNLRGELLPVLDLRRRFRHPARALSPMDHFIVASAGGRVVAMRVDRAEGLHAVTPGEWDPSPRELPGVGFVAGAAKLTDGLVLVHDLRSFLSEAEALQLDSALGARPEPA